The following nucleotide sequence is from Triticum dicoccoides isolate Atlit2015 ecotype Zavitan chromosome 7B, WEW_v2.0, whole genome shotgun sequence.
gaccCTTGGTCGAATCTTcaaacagaagttcaaaatacaccctgcgggtggaattgtgcaaattaacaagttcttcaaagactattaaAGCAGATGAAATAAAGGCAAGACGACAGCCTAGGgagcggcagacgggttcggaggatcggaggagacggcggtgtcaggcgccgggacggccggctgggcagtctcgactTGTTCATCACCAGCGGCAGCcggcccggtcggacgcggctcgttgctggaggcgcggtcgagctgaggctggtcgcccgccccgtcttctggtgcctccgtctcgccttcgtcctccgcctcgccttcctcctcggtgttggagccaatcacctccgtcgAGTCCTCGTCATAGTCCGGGTTCATcctgaaccactctggcggcacctcctcgccgcctgcagcccgctcagggacgaagacgctggtatctgtgtagtcggcaatcgccgccGCATGCTCGACGAGGATGCCCTCCACAGCCACCagctctgcctgggcctctgaccggaatgcggccagccggtccaggtccagccccggataccatgccttgacgaattccaaggcccggcacgctccggccctggccgaggaacccttccaggcctcaatacggccagctgcgacctccagccagccgGCAGTCTGACTGGCAGTGCGcagaaccggcatgtctggccacagagtGGCAACCGCCTGGGTGCCGGCACGCTGAAGCTGGCGCATCAACCAATGGGCcggccgaagacgggcctcgatgctcagaagctgctcgtcgatggtCAGGGGGCGTTAGCGGCGATCTCCACGCCATTTGCCCTTCgtgcctcgcgatcagcctcgatggcctgtgtgacttcctgcgagtggccagggaagaagtctgccaagacaaaaaagaagcaagtcaaaaaattaGAAGTTAGCCCGACCCATAGTCGGAAGCtaaagaaagaaaggaagaaaagaaactcaccgtcgacgatgtcttcgatctcatggaagccggaagtcAGCAGCGCCTCCTTattagtccaggaggagcgctcgctttcgaactcggccaggagagcagcctCTCTCTTCTCGGCCTTGTCCtgtgccttcttgagcagctccctctgctcggccagctgcgcagccagcaggtcacgctccgcggcaagcttgctgcactcctcccccttgacgcgcaaggcggtgttggcttcacccagctgctcctgaagagtggcgttggcccctgaagaacagAAGAAAGAGACgttaagtcgtcagcaaagaaggtcgccgggaagatccggcccgaatgctcagcagtcggcccgaatctcggggactacagcccgcgggtgcgccagcgcgcccccgcgaagaaaagaagaacaaaagaaagagacgttaagtcgtcagcaaacaaggtcgccgggaagatccggcccgactgctcagcagtcggcccgaatctcggggactacagcccgcgggtgcgccagcgcgcccccgcgaaaaagaagaaggtcgccgggaagatctggcccgactgctcagcNNNNNNNNNNNNNNNNNNNNNNNNNNNNNNNNNNNNNNNNNNNNNNNNNNNNNNNNNNNNNNNNNNNNNNNNNNNNNNNNNNNNNNNNNNNNNNNNNNNNNNNNNNNNNNNNNNNNNNNNNNNNNNNNNNNNNNNNNNNNNNNNNNNNNNNNNNNNNNNNNNNNNNNNNNNNNNNNNNNNNNNNNNNNNNNNNNNNNNNNNNNNNNNNNNNNNNNNNNNNNNNNNNNNNNNNNNNNNNNNNNNNNNNNNNNNNNNNNNNNNNNNNNNNNNNNagaaggactcactccggctctctgacaagtcggcagtccgcttgcccagctcctcaacattgcggttgaaggcagtgacgcggaggttgtgatactcctgtaataagcatttcagacaaagataaatatttggaactcgccagagggagttccgaaccgcctgcacaGCAGCcggccgaaactcggggactacacccagtgggtgcgctggcgcgcccccacagagaagaacaagaaaaacaagaatcaaaagaaGAAAGCATACTCAGACGGCTGCTCGCGATGCCAGATGCGCCTTTGTGCAGTTCTGGAGGGCGTTgccctcggctcgcagcttcgcctggacgtccagaagtgtCTGGTTCAGCGGACCTGTGCCGCCTCCGCGTACCCAGCCAACGAACGCtgcgctcgtcgcctcggcgtctgggatggccgagctggcagCACCGGTCTCCAAGGGccgcggcgccgaagtcgccttctcaaggcggtggcgcgctggcgaggcgacttgaaggagcagcctcgccacggcctcatcCTCAGTCGGCGGTaccggcgggcctgccggctgtttaCCACATGCACTCCCAGACAGCGGCGGAGGCGACGGTGCGGCACGAGCGTGtctgacatggaggcctcgccgctttccttctccacaatggggttctcggcgccgacttccccagtctgccccgtaaaCTCCGGGGGCGGCAGTGCGGAGGTCAGCGGGATGACGAGcaacgccgattggcggtgcgcggcctcctcggctcgcCGTCTTGCTGCAATGGCGGCTTCGACCTCTTCCATctttttctgggcggaggccgccgccttctcagcctccgccttctccaggcggtcggcctcctcctcgtcgcacttctcccgcgcgttttgctccatcgcctcccggaggtcggcggcgtgtcaacccgccgagtgttggcggacatctctaccgaccccatgacggagggggcggcgaccctctcaagtgtaagaggagccctgaagcaaggtggGAGTGtaaaagactcggacaagattcaccaGAGGAAATTAAGACAAAGGCAGAAACACTTATGCAGAGActagtggcggcttcttcacttccttgcggaagcggttggccttcgcagccgcctcctcccgcttggtcgcggcggccgcccccttgaacttcttcggcttGCCGCCGAGCGAACTCGGCCCGGCATGGCGCCTCTTCACGCCGCCTTGACcggccaagccggcggaggaactcgcacccggctGGCCGACCCTttgctggtggcgcggggcgacttccccttcgatGTCGTCTTCAAGCCagccggcgaaggtggccgagggcctgaagccgcttcccgctcctcctcctccgccttcggcgtcggcctccatcaccgccgcccccaagtcggggtcgtcgacgtcgctctccgctcggtcggggacgaactcacGGGGCGgtctcgtggcgccggctgcaggctgtatgagggggttctgactcgaagaaaccaaaaagatcagaagtcggattcggctacaaAAAAACAGAACAAcaagagatgcgacttaccaccggaggggggttggcgcgcgagtacggctccttgccgaattgccagtccgccgcgagctcgcagtttgcgatgtggttcaccatgttcgccacttCCGCGCGGGGCatgtccctggtgcacatccgactcgggtcccggtggtcgctcatctgactgatcagatgaggccggccttggaggggaggactcggcgcgccacgaaggcggccagcaagtcggccccgaccaaGCCCCCCGATTGCGTcagaactcggagtcgcgcgacggcggcggctcgggcgggagtcagcgtcttgactcgatgggaccagctggggagcctcccagccggtgcgccgacttcataaggcggcagattgacccagtcgccgtctggggagacgttcttcacgtagaaataggaccgctaccacatcttcaccgacttgatcagcgggatggaGGGAAACGGATTGCCGGCTGtcgatctccgcatcgcgatgaaggcgccgcactgggctggcacgccggcgacgtgcgtgctgaGCTTGGATTGaaagaattctccccacaactcgatggtcgggagaacaccgaggaagccctcgcacagggtggcgaaggcggccagcagcaccaccgtgtttggagtgaggtggtgcggctggagcccgtggaactccaagaaggagcgaaagaagccgctcggcggcagccccaggccgcgcatgaggtgcgagcggaatatgacccgctcgccctcctccggcgccggtgatatctccctcgccggcgcggcgcgggctcGCACGAGGTTTGCGGCGGGGAGGCTGCGCGTCTTGCGAAGAAACTCGATGAGGTCGccgtccacctcggagccgtcccacatgCCGGAACGCACGGCAGGAGCagtggcggcggaggaagagctcatcgctgcgggcgcGGCGTGGTTCGGCACGGCAGCGGCaagaaggagaaggaagcagaggaagctagaggagGCGGGGAagcagggaagatgggcgcgcgtgcttcgccgctcctctccccccgcctacttatagcctcgttggctgagaagccgatggggcgggcgtgggattaactgcgcacgggaccccacgccccccacgaagttgctgcgcgcagtaacaacgtgggaaacccaaccgctCGCACGACCGCAACGGATCCATtcgcatgccgaggcgcggtagtggcgggccccgcctgacggcctgtcccgtcgcgcgcgtgggtaggcAGACTGTCCTCGCCGCGTGGCGCCGCGCGACGGGGCCGCGGCGGGCGaccgcggggaagcgtatcaggcacgccgcctggtttcctgCCGCGACTTTCGAACTCTTTACGGAGCAAGACGACCCTCTGCGAGTCCAACTCCAGATAGTCGGCCTAAAGGAAGACGGCAAGCAAAGCCCAGATTCCACCAccagaagaatgaaattgttgagGCCCCAAGACGTATcaccctcggagcctcaccagcttcggggactactgtcggagtaatgggccatgggtaggctaacccgagccccagaacctttcaagacatcggggcaggctgcgcccctcaagccgagtcccggggacgactccaagattAGCCGAGTCCCAtgggcgactccaagatatgccgagtcccagggacgactccaagataagccgactcttagctgacgacttccagagaagtcggctggggggagtcggcccgcggctacaaccatctcctgccttcgccacgatggacggggcggggtacggtcacagcgtggccgtctctaccctgcttacgaagggctggcatggctacagtgcgtcgtatcgctggagatctccatcgtggcgcgacactgttgccatgcctgccctgacctcagcctcagtgggcggcgcactgtgcccacgacggcctatcTTTATGACCCAGAGACGGCGGGACTCGCCTGTCAGCGGGAGCACAGAAGACGGCTCGAATGCCCCGAAGacagacccgtgggagtcggccctctggagtcggccgacccctcccacgggccccgcacgccattaaccaaaCAAGACGGGgtatggcgacagtgatcgtccgtcagacggcggcactgttgccacgacaccatgaccaagcctgcgtcattagaagcacggctacagtaccggACCTGTCGGCGGGGCCcatcagtcggcgggccccagcagtcggcggagaagacgacggcctgagagacagacggcaggGACCCGcacccagctggattaccattgtacccctggggggtaggcctatataaaccccccagggcacccatgcaaagggttcgaatccattggCACTAGAACATAGcaaataggaaggagagagctagccttgccttctcctacctctagaatacagctcgaggagcaaccttgtactcactttgccttagtgatcatgcggagacaccgcagagcagcagtaggggtattatctcctcggagagccccgaagctgggtaagatccgccggcgtgcatgtcttcgcctcattccgtttcctggcaccggcgacgttctactcgctcccaccatcataagtcatcctttggcatatgtcgcacccaacccccgacaatccgcatcaaccatctcatgacaccatAAGGACAATGAGGTTATTCAACAACGACACCTTCAAAAAGAAAGCTACACTCGAACGTCGTCATCACTGGATCAAACCCCCAAAGAACATTATCAAAGTTTCACCCTCAAAAACAAGTTTGAGCATATCCGAGCAATGTTTTCAACAAAGTATTGACCCTTCTCGATAAGAGCAAGAGAGAATCATCTTCATTTTCGCTTTTCCGAAGGAACTTCATATTCTGAAATTTGCCGTTTGATAGTACAGTGTCTCACTAGCAGTATGCAAGTGAAGGCACCATTGACTACCTGCCTCAGGCCTCAGCGGTCAGCACTCAGCACACCGATGATGCGTCGCCGTTTCACGCGGCCGCACAGGGCCGACAACAGATCCGTCCGATCGCCGGCCCCCACGCCCGTGCTGCCGTGCAGCTTCTGCGATGCCGCCGCCACGGTTGCCCACAAGGGCACCATCTTTTTGGTCGATCAAGGAAATATCGGACCAGGACAGACCATTCATTCCAAGAAGATAGAGAAAAATATTACTGTAAGCTTCACTCGTCATCAGGCAACCAGACGCCATTGTTGACCATTACTCTCAAAAAATGCATTGAATAACAAGATAGATCTGAGCCTGCGTCATGCAGCATCTTCCCAAGAACACAAGCGTGGGCGCTACGGATTTGCTCACTGACGGAAGGGAAGCTTCCGCGATGATGGCACGCCGCTCATAAATATGCACCGCCGGCCGCCCCTCCGCTCCTCAGCACCACAAACAAAATCGGCAGGGAGGATCCAATGGATATGGAGTCgtcgtcggtggcggtggtggcggtgccGTTCCCGATGCAGGGCCACCTCAACCAGCTGCTGCACCTGTCGCTGCAGCTCGCGTCCGAGCCTCACGGGGTTAACCTCGACCTGCACTACGCGGCGCCCGCGGCGCACGTCCGCCAGGCGCGCGCGCGCGTGCACGGCTGGGACGAATCGGCGCTCCGCTCCGTCCACTTCCACGAGCTCGACATCCCCGcgttcgccgcgccgccgcccgacccgGACGCCGCCTCGCCCTTCCCCACCCACATCATGCCCATGTTCGAGGCCTacgtcgccggcgccgccgccccgctcgccgcgcTCCTCCGGGAGCTCTCCGCGTCCCGCCGCCGCGTGGTTGTCCTGCACGACGTCCTCAACGCCTTCGCCGCCGTCGAGGCGGAGCGGCTGCCCAACGGCAACGGGGAGTCCTTCGGGATCTACTGCGGCGCCGTGTCGTACATGGTCGGCATGGTGGACGCCGGGCACCGCCTCCTGCGGGACTGCGGCCTCGAGTACGCGCCCATGGACAGGTACGTGTCCAGGGAGTTCATGGAGTGCGCCAAGAAGCAGTCCAGCATGGCGCAATCGGTCTCGAGCGGCGGCGGCATGGTCGCCAACACGTGCCGCGCGCTCGAGGGCGAGTTCGTCGACGCCTTCGCCGAGACCCTAGCCGCAGTCGGCCAGAGGATCTTCGCCGTCGGGCCGTTGAACCCTCTGCTGGAGCCGGGGCAGATCGATGCGAAGCAGGGCAAGCGGCACGAGTGCCTGGACTGGCTCGACAAGCAGCCGGCGGCGTCGGTGCTCTACGTGTCGTTCGGCTCGACGTCCTCACTCCGAGGGGAGCAGGTCGCGGAGCTCGCCGCGGCGCTGAAGGGCAGCAAGCAGCGCTTCATCTGGGTGCTGCGCGACGCCGACCGCGGCAGCGTGTCCACGGACGACGCCGACAGCCGCCGGTACGCGAGGCTGGCGTCCGAGTTCGCCGAGCAGGCCCGGGGCACGGGGCTGGTGATCACCGGGTGGGCGCCGCAGCTGGAGATCCTGGCGCACCCGGCCACGGCGGCGTTCATGAGCCACTGCGGATGGAACTCGACCGTGGAGAGCATGAGCCACGGCAAGCCGATCCTCGCGTGGCCCATGCACTCCGACCAGCCGTGGGACGCGCAGTTCGTCGAGAAATACCTCGGGGCCGGCCTCCTGGTGAGGCCGTGGGAGAAGCACGGCGAGGTGACGCCGGCGGCGATCATACAGCAGGCGATTGAGACGGCGATGGTCGGCGAGGAAGGGCTCGCGATGAGGCGGCGGGCCATGGCGCTCGGGGAGGCCGTTCGCGCCTGCGCGGCTGCAGGCGGCTCATCGCGCAAGGATTTGCAGGATTTCGTCGCTCACCTCATTAGGTGATACTATACCGTGTccttttctctcttctttttttctttttctccttttgataAAACTTGCTCACCCAActaggtgatacaagtgtaataaagAAAACAAATACTCCCTGCGTCTCAAATTAGTTGTCGCTAATTTAGTACTTCCTCTTTCCCTCTTTTCCGAAATATAAGGCAAAATTGACTTTGCATGATCTTTAATGCATGAAATGTTTTATTTAAACCATTCTTATTTTTAGAAAATAAATGGAAATTACTTTGAAAACTAATGATCTAAATAGTGGCAGGATTTGCACAGAAGAGTTGCATAGCTTAATAACATCATACAGACATGCTTCATTAACCATTGATATTGTAGAGCAGATATCATTATCGTGGATTGGTGCATTTGCCCCCACGTGGCAAAGCCTTGCATTAAAATTGTacccttttttttttgaaaaggacaaGACCCCAGCCTTTGCGTCTGGgcgatgcatgcaaccactttattaattattcacaaagaccttacaaagtagtacttcatcactactccctccgtcctttaaagagtaTACTTTCAACTTTGTTGAAAAGTCAATTTTTTTTATGTCTgaccgtatttatacaataatatatcaacatttatgccatcaaattagtagcattagattcatgataaacaattatatatttttgcacaaaattGATCAAACTTTGAGATGGTTTGACTCTCCAACAATGTTGGAAGTACACTTTTTAAAAGACGGAGGGagtaagtctgaagccaccatcttgacaACATCTATCGCTACTTctatccacttgatgaaggggtgccgatagaccgagcctaataccaaactgaCCTCGCACGTAATCCTAATATCTAAAAGCGGAGGCCCCAGCCAAGCCATTTGGCATACTTATTGTGCTTAAATCATTTTTAGAGTTTTGTATTTTACGAATGGTATGAAGAATATACAGAGCCCATGAAAGAAATATCAATGACTCACATAAATTACTTAATGAAAAAAGTCCCGAATTTGGACCGCTAATATATATCAAAGTATATTTTTTTGTAGAAATATATCAAAGTATTTGAATAAACATATATAAGTGGTGTCGTCGTATTTGTCTTTCGAAATAATTTTATTTCATATGTCTGTATACTAATTTTATAGACATACAATAAGTGAAAATCATAGTCAAAATTGTGGAACAAAGACCGAAAAAGTCAACCGGCGTCTTTTATTTTAGGAAGGAGTGAGTACTAAATTAGTACAAATTTTATAATAAATTAACGatgcttattttgagacggagaggGTATAATTTTCATTTCTATAGCACACCATGCGCTTATGCAACCATCTCAACCTCTCATTATGTGTCACTACATCATtgaaggcgcgcgttgctgcgcccatccGTTTTTTAGATAGAATTATATGTTTATGTAAATTCATAAAGACATGAAGCATAAAATTTAGATCTACAGTGAAATAGTATGGTATTGGTCAATCGGTATAAGGAAATTTTGATCAGAGGGAATTACAGTTGGTCTTCAACGAACTGACTGTATTTGTTTTACTCAAATGTAGTACTACAATTTAAGGGAAGACCATCATGGCCAGTACGTAGGGTATGGCATTAGTTACTCACTGATTAAGTGAACTTTAATAGTTTTGGTTTGCGTCAGAGTGTGAGTAAATTTTATGTAACTGGTGCGATAGATGCTTCATAACAGAGGAATCTAATGTGAATAGATGCTTCATAACAGAGCGTCTTGATCACGGGAAGAACTTAGCGAGTGATGTTCCCTTTAACCACCATCAGAAGAGGAAAAGCACCAATAACCACCATCAGGTTGCTTTAAGCGTGTAAGAGAGAAAGCATAAACTGCAGTAATCCTACTATCACAGTTAAGATTTTATTCACAATATGTTGTTTTCAACCTCAGTAATTATATTGACATGGTACTTCTATGTTAACAAAGGCACATGCAAGATAGACATATTTGCCGACTGAATATAAGTTGAAAACATAATTATCAGATGTTTCTGGCAGAACGAGTAGACACTGGCGAGGTATGCTGCT
It contains:
- the LOC119335967 gene encoding putative cis-zeatin O-glucosyltransferase, yielding MDMESSSVAVVAVPFPMQGHLNQLLHLSLQLASEPHGVNLDLHYAAPAAHVRQARARVHGWDESALRSVHFHELDIPAFAAPPPDPDAASPFPTHIMPMFEAYVAGAAAPLAALLRELSASRRRVVVLHDVLNAFAAVEAERLPNGNGESFGIYCGAVSYMVGMVDAGHRLLRDCGLEYAPMDRYVSREFMECAKKQSSMAQSVSSGGGMVANTCRALEGEFVDAFAETLAAVGQRIFAVGPLNPLLEPGQIDAKQGKRHECLDWLDKQPAASVLYVSFGSTSSLRGEQVAELAAALKGSKQRFIWVLRDADRGSVSTDDADSRRYARLASEFAEQARGTGLVITGWAPQLEILAHPATAAFMSHCGWNSTVESMSHGKPILAWPMHSDQPWDAQFVEKYLGAGLLVRPWEKHGEVTPAAIIQQAIETAMVGEEGLAMRRRAMALGEAVRACAAAGGSSRKDLQDFVAHLIR